The genomic segment GTGGAACGCTCGACCTCGGCATGAGCGGAAGCCCGGTGATCGACATGCGCAGCGGCCGGGTGCGCGGTGTCGTCAAGGCGGCCGCCTGGGCACAGGCGCAGGTGCAGTACGGAGCGAAGGTACCGACCGGCGGCTGGATGATCCCCCTGACCGCCGAGCACACCCCGCCGAGCTGGTTCCAGCACAATGCCGAGGCCAACCCCTTGGGCAATCGTTGGCGGCTGGTCGCGGCGGATGCCGACCGCGTCCAGCAAGAACTCTTCCGGCCGACCGAACCGCCCGCGGAGATCACGCCGGCCAACCTGCTGGATCCGGACACCGGCGTGACGCCCTTCGAGCCGATGGCCGAGCTGGACGACTTGCTGACGTGGTGCCACGCCGACAGCCGAACGGTAGTCAGGCTGGTCTCCGCCGGCTCGGGTACCGGAAAGAACCGCGTCGCGCACGAGCTGTGTGATCGCCTGCGCGGGCACGGGTGGGTGGCAGGCATTCTGCGTCCGTCGTTCCGCGACGCCGAGTGGCTCCGGACCCTGGCTCAGGCCTTGGAACGGGAGCTGCAGATCTGCGTCGTTGTGGACGACGCCGAACACCGTGGGCCGGATGTCGCGGCGATCCTGCAGGAGGTTCGCGACGCGCTGGACGCGTCATCCGCCACTGTCCGCGTGACCGCTCGAGTCGTGCTGCTGTCACGCAACGATCCGGACCGGTTCGAAGACGAGTTCCTCAGCATCGACATCGAGGACAGCGAGTTCGCTCAGTGGATCCGATCGGTGCAGGAGCCACCGATTCTGCTGCCGCGAATGCTGCCGGACGCACCGGCTGTGCTGTCGCGCGCATGGCGTGCTTTTGCTTCCCGGTTGGGCGTGGCGACGGAAGCGGAGCCGCTGTGGCCGCGCGACATCTCGGCCGGAACCACACTGGACCTCTACGCGATCGCGGCCGATGAGGTCCTCTCGGCCCTCCCGGGCTACGGGCAGGACTATCGCGGTGATAAGGACCCGCTGGAGACCATCCGCCGGCATCAGCTGAGATACTGGGCGCGGAAGTTGAAGGATGCCGATTATCAGTTACGGGCGCCGCCGCCGAAGAAAGCGAGTCGGCCGAAGGCCGGTTCCGGACCGATCACCATCCTGTTGACGACTGCCGAAGCGTGGCTGCTGATACCTACGCTCGTCCCGTCCACCGACGACGACCTCTTCCGGCAAGTCATGAACCGCGCCGCGCTGGCTCTAGGCGCACCGGATCCGCGCGAGATCGACAATCTGCGTGATCTGTATCCGGTCGCCGCGGACGGACACCCCGCCGCACTGACTCCCGACAGGCTTGCCGAGATCGTCTTCAGGCACGTCTGCCGGAATCTGGACGAGTCCACGCTGTGCGCGTTCCTGGCCGCGGTCCTCATCGGCGACGGCGCCGACGTCCTCCTGAGTCTGCGGCTGATCTGCCGGGCCCGTGCCGCGCCTGACACGGCCAGCGATGTCGCGCACAGCCGGATCGATGCAGCCCTGGCAACACTTCTGGCCGGACATCCGCGCGAGCTGTTGCCGGCGCTCACGCGGATCTGCGGCGAGATACCCCACATGGCGCCACTCGTGAGGCTGCTCACTGCCGCGGTCGAGGACGGCGACCTGGATGTGCTGCCCTTGGTCGAGGAGCACCTTCCGGACGACGGGCGCGGCCTGTCGCCCGTGGCTGTCGTCGTCCTGCAGCGCCAGGCCGACGCCACTCCCGGCACGGACGACCACAGCCTGTCGCGAAGAATCTCGTGGTGGCGCAAGCTGAGCCTGCACCAATACCACCTGGGTCGGGACGAGGCACTGAGCACGAACCAGAATGCGATCAACGAGTGCCGGGTGCTCCAGGCCCGCGGCGGCCGCCACGCCGCAACGTTCGCCCGCCTGCACGGGGATCGGGCGCTTTTCCTGCTGCGGCACGTGAAGGCGCAGCGTGCGCGGCAGGAGGGCGACGGACCCATCGGTGAGGCCCTGATCAACGGCGAGATCGCCATCAGGGAGTTCGAGAAACTCGGCCGGGACAGCGAGATCGCACTGGCGGACGTCCTGCACAATCAGGACATCCTGTTTTCGGTCCGGCAACGTTCGCGACAGGCCTTGCGACACGGGCGCAGAGCCTTGCTCCTGTACGGCGAGAACGGGCCACGCCGCTCCCGAGCGGCTGCGCATTCCCAGGTCGCCGACGACCTCGACGGGTTGGGCCGGATGGACGAGGCGCTGTCGGAGAGCGGTAAGAGCGTCGCCATCCTGGCCGGGCTCTTCCGCGAGTCGCCGTCGGCATACGCCGCCGATCTGGTGCGGGCACTGAGCCAACGCGCGTACATCCGGCTGCACAAGGGCGCCGGGGACCAGCGGGAAGGCAAGCCGAGTGCGACTGAATTCCTGCTCGCGGCGCGAACGGACGTGATGCAGGCACGGCAGGTGTTGCGCCGCTGGTCGCCGGTCGACGAGCCCGAACTGGAGGAGTACTTGCGCCGCATCGAGGCTGTGCTGGAGTCGCGCCTGGATCGGCGGAACTGACCAGTCAGTCGCCCACGGTGATGCCCATGCCGGCGATGACCCTGGTGTTGGGCGTCGCCGATCGGTCGTCCTGGTCGATGTAGGAGCCACTACTCGTTCCCAGGACGGGCATGTGCAGGTTGTCGAAGAGAGTCCGGCTGCCGGACACCGCAGCGTGCAGACGTACTCCGCTGGCACCGTTGCTTTCGTCCCGGACAGCGCTGATCTCGGCCTTGAGGTCGGCGCCGACGATCGAGTAGCGCACCTCCTCATCGCGCGCAGAATCCCCCGCGAAGGTCTCTTCGACGATGTCGTGCAGGTCGTCGGCGAAGGCGACGAAGCTGCCCACCAGCGGCTCGACCGGAGCGTTGCCGGCGAGCTTGGCTTCGGCCAGTTCTCTCAGCATCGTCTGCCGTGAACCCAGGTCCAGGATCTCGGTGACCGCCTCGACCGGGATGTGCTGCCACACGGTGTCGTTGATGAGGCTGGGAGCGATCGACGTGCTGTTCGTCGTCGAGATCCAGGGCGGCAGGTCGACGAGGTCGTCGTTGCGCGGTCCGGAAACCGCGATGGCGATCGCCATCGGCACGGCCACGTGGTACGCGGCGCTGGCTGCGCGCTCTACGAAGTCGGTCGCTTCGACGGTGTTGCGGTCGGCATTCTCGCCCGCGAGGAGGCGCTCGTACTCCTTACGGACCGACTTGTAGAAGACCACCGGCTGGTCCTCCGCCCAGTCGCGCATCGTCGCCAGAACCCGCCTGTAGGCGTCGGGGGTTCCGTCCGACAGGCGGGTCAGCCGCTGCTCGATCCGCGCCAGAAGGCCCTTTTTGAAGTTGGCTGCAACGGTGTCCAGCGAAAATTCGATGACGTGCCCGTCGGTCACCTCGTCGAGCCAGTCGCCGTACGAGTCCGGCGGCACGTTGACGACCTCACGCTCTCGATGGTCGGCCTGGATCTGCCGGAAAGACGTCACGGGTGTCTCGTTCAACGTGTCCCGGCGGGAGATCCGGATGTCCCCCCGGCGCAGCAGATCTCCCAGATCGGTGCTGCGGAAACGCGAACCGTTCGCCTCGGCGAACAACGACCGCAGCATCGGACTGTTCAGCGAGTGGGAGTCGGCGATGATCAGCGGCTCGGCCTGGACCGCGGTCATCAGCACACGGGAACGCAGGTCCTCCCGCTCGGAGAACTCGATCGGCACGTGCAGGTTGACGTCGCTCAGGAAAACCGAGAAGTCGTAGTCGCCGCTGTCCGTCATGAGCAGGCCTCGCGCTCTCGTCCGGGAAGGACCGATGTAACAACTGATACAGCGCAGTGTCAACGGGTGATCACCCGTCAGGGCAGCGCCCGCACAGGTTCCCGGCAACCGCCGCGCGCGAAGTGCTAAGGCGAGGCGGGCGGTGGCCGATCACAGGGCCGACTTTCTGCGAACGGAGGAACCAAGGATGGAGCAATATCTCGACAC from the Paractinoplanes abujensis genome contains:
- a CDS encoding trypsin-like peptidase domain-containing protein, translating into MPTALDELGRRSLVQIRRNRDQFLGVGFVVAPGLVVTNAHVAEENVQVWFAGEPHACTVRRYPAERTESPEWPWPDLAELTVPTLEAEPVLLGPPFTDARDIAGLGEVRVPTFDLAYVAAGPERLEMITKRLVVSMTGDSLIGLGGGTLDLGMSGSPVIDMRSGRVRGVVKAAAWAQAQVQYGAKVPTGGWMIPLTAEHTPPSWFQHNAEANPLGNRWRLVAADADRVQQELFRPTEPPAEITPANLLDPDTGVTPFEPMAELDDLLTWCHADSRTVVRLVSAGSGTGKNRVAHELCDRLRGHGWVAGILRPSFRDAEWLRTLAQALERELQICVVVDDAEHRGPDVAAILQEVRDALDASSATVRVTARVVLLSRNDPDRFEDEFLSIDIEDSEFAQWIRSVQEPPILLPRMLPDAPAVLSRAWRAFASRLGVATEAEPLWPRDISAGTTLDLYAIAADEVLSALPGYGQDYRGDKDPLETIRRHQLRYWARKLKDADYQLRAPPPKKASRPKAGSGPITILLTTAEAWLLIPTLVPSTDDDLFRQVMNRAALALGAPDPREIDNLRDLYPVAADGHPAALTPDRLAEIVFRHVCRNLDESTLCAFLAAVLIGDGADVLLSLRLICRARAAPDTASDVAHSRIDAALATLLAGHPRELLPALTRICGEIPHMAPLVRLLTAAVEDGDLDVLPLVEEHLPDDGRGLSPVAVVVLQRQADATPGTDDHSLSRRISWWRKLSLHQYHLGRDEALSTNQNAINECRVLQARGGRHAATFARLHGDRALFLLRHVKAQRARQEGDGPIGEALINGEIAIREFEKLGRDSEIALADVLHNQDILFSVRQRSRQALRHGRRALLLYGENGPRRSRAAAHSQVADDLDGLGRMDEALSESGKSVAILAGLFRESPSAYAADLVRALSQRAYIRLHKGAGDQREGKPSATEFLLAARTDVMQARQVLRRWSPVDEPELEEYLRRIEAVLESRLDRRN